In Deinococcus apachensis DSM 19763, the DNA window GCGCGAGAACAAGGTGGACTTCACCGTGCCCGTCGCCTGCGCGGGCGTGTCGGTGGTCTCTTTTGACCCGAAGCTGCAAAAGCACACCGATCTGGTGGGCAAGACCATCGCCGTGGGGGCGGGGTCCATCATGCACTCCTTCGTGCAGAAGCTCCCCTTCGAGAAGAAGGTGAACGTCTACCCCACCAGCAACGACGTGATGTACGCCGTGATCTCGAAGGCCGTGGACGCCACCTTCGCCTACACGATCATGCAGCCCAGCGTGAAGAAGATGTTTCCCAAGGCCAACATCTCCTTTGGGCCGGAGCTGTGGAGCGTGCCCATCGGCATGATGCTCCACGAGGACAACGTGACCACCCGCACGGCACTCAACGAGGCGATCACCCGCTACATGGGGACGACGAGCTACGCCTTCCTGACCCAGAAGTACTTCCGCAAGGACGTGCGCTGCAAGAGCTGAGGGGACGCTGAGGCAAGGGCCGACGCTATCTACAGCTCGGCCCTTCCCCTTTTGACGGGCGGCTCCTCCCGTGACCCGCTGCTCAGCCGCACGAGGGTGTCCCAACTGTCGGGCTGCACCGGGTCGTCCAGTGCCGCCTTATTGCGGCCCGTGAAGCCGCATTTGCGGCAGCGGTGCAGGATCACCCAGCCCTTCTTGCCGCTCTGCTCGACGCCGACGGGCACCATCACACCGTGGCAGTCGCTGGCGCGGTCACCGGGCTGGATGTCCACATGCAGCGAATGCAGGCAGACCGGGCAGTGGTTGCGGACCGAGCCGTTCCCGAGGGGCCGCACCTCGGCGCCGCAGTTCGCGCAGGTGAAGCCGTTGTTCGTGCCCTGCACGGTGAAACGGCGGGCCGTCACGCTCGCCTCCGCCCCGCCCAGCGCGAGTCGAGAAAGGCCCTGATCGCCGGGACCGCGATCAGGCAGGTGCCCAGCAGCAGGAAGGCCACGCCCGCCAGGCTGATGATCCAGCCCTGCCAGTTGCTGACACCCGCCAGCATCCCTGCCACGAAGACGAGCAGCCCGCCGACCATGCCGAACGTGACCGTCAACCGCCACGCCCACACGCTGCCGCGCCAGACCTGCGTGAGCAGCACGGCGGTGGCGGCGGCGTACAGCACGTTCCGCGCGAGGTTGTCCGCGTTTCCCTGGATCAGGTGCCCGAAAAAGGGCGTGGTCGCCAGCATGAAGAGGCCCGCCAGCACGGCCAGCGTGGGGACGCGACCCGACTCGGCGAGGGCGGGGTCGAAGGGGGACGGGTCGGGGCCGCGCCGGGGGGTACTCACGCCCCCATTCCAGCACAGGTCCGGGGGGAAGACGGGGGCGGGGGTTACGGCTGCGGGTCCGGCCCCGCGGGCAGCCACCACGGTGCGTGGATCGTCCCCGCCCGCGCCCACTCGAAGGCGAACATGCGCTCGTACTCTGCGATGGCGCCGTGGTCGCTTGTCGCCAGGGTGTACTCGGCCAGGCCCAGGCGCCCGAAGGAGGAGTGGTGGAGGTTCTGGCTGCCCACCGTGAGCATCTGCCCGTCGACCAGCGCGGCCTTGGTGTGCAGCCCGCCCGACGTGCCGTACCAGCGCGCCTGCACGTGATCCGCCAGCCCCAGCGGCG includes these proteins:
- a CDS encoding RNHCP domain-containing protein, producing the protein MTARRFTVQGTNNGFTCANCGAEVRPLGNGSVRNHCPVCLHSLHVDIQPGDRASDCHGVMVPVGVEQSGKKGWVILHRCRKCGFTGRNKAALDDPVQPDSWDTLVRLSSGSREEPPVKRGRAEL
- a CDS encoding substrate-binding periplasmic protein, producing the protein MNRTPLSLLSLTAAALLLTSPAEARTLAEIKASGVLRVATSGDVPPFTMLDGERYRGYEPELLEAVASSLGLKVSYQAATPDQFVRLLREDRVDLVFGAQGITSTRENKVDFTVPVACAGVSVVSFDPKLQKHTDLVGKTIAVGAGSIMHSFVQKLPFEKKVNVYPTSNDVMYAVISKAVDATFAYTIMQPSVKKMFPKANISFGPELWSVPIGMMLHEDNVTTRTALNEAITRYMGTTSYAFLTQKYFRKDVRCKS